A portion of the Cryptomeria japonica chromosome 5, Sugi_1.0, whole genome shotgun sequence genome contains these proteins:
- the LOC131064389 gene encoding uncharacterized protein LOC131064389, translating to MNSSPLSNLEFPSVDYGELENFAGIRDNCSKNGIPCQHIFHNEGSNPSNKTLQDQLNYANCLLRFLQARTTNIQTSHTLIYPYLERLIAHSNQIPALESRISALDDKLESLPDIEKKLDKIPALRSRIADLEDKLQRFHEIENKLDKVLGKLELLINKPEHPMPTPPKPNDDGVPIEPKPDRYVRSPNLVGRISWTTAN from the coding sequence ATGAATTCCAGTCCCTTATCTAATCTCGAATTCCCATCCGTAGATTACGGAGAATTAGAAAACTTTGCAGGAATTCGAGATAACTGTAGTAAAAATGGGATTCCGTGCCAGCATATTTTTCATAACGAGGGTAGTAACCCGAGCAATAAGACTCTTCAAGATCAGCTTAACTACGCCAATTGTCTACTCAGATTCCTTCAGGCCCGTACCACAAACATCCAAACTAGTCATACCCTGATATATCCATATCTGGAAAGACTAATAGCACACAGCAATCAAATTCCAGCTCTTGAGTCAAGAATCTCTGCTTTAGATGATAAGCTTGAATCCCTTCCTGATATTGAGAAAAAGCTTGATAAAATTCCAGCTCTTAGGTCAAGAATCGCTGATTTAGAAGATAAGCTTCAACGCTTTCATGAGATTGAGAATAAGCTAGATAAAGTTCTTGGAAAACTTGAGCTCCTCATCAATAAGCCAGAACACCCAATGCCAACACCACCAAAGCCAAACGACGATGGCGTCCCCATTGAACCCAAACCAGATCGGTATGTACGCTCACCCAATCTAGTTGGAAGAATCAGTTGGACTACTGCAAACTGA